A portion of the Manihot esculenta cultivar AM560-2 chromosome 2, M.esculenta_v8, whole genome shotgun sequence genome contains these proteins:
- the LOC110609766 gene encoding peptide methionine sulfoxide reductase, giving the protein MNELLSQAKAQQIPHHFPLSDDTLAETIIQPHFLSEAVFAGGSFWYLEAAFGRVYGVVKTATGYCGGTWKKPTYSEVCEGRTGHTEAVKVIFDNTRVSYRFLCDIFWDSHDPTNKDYLNFCLSTHYRSAIFYCNEEERKQAQQSKIRRQMKLNKRIVTKIVPLESIFYFAENQHQKYYLQKRYRVCESLSLRSTEQFVESNMACKLNGILGLDGEMIVDKLTAFLETNELPKQTKSACAEIVEDLSKN; this is encoded by the exons ATGAATGAATTGCTCTCTCAAGCCAAAGCCCAACAAATTCCTCATCATTTTCCACTTTCTGATGATACTCTAGCAGAAACTATTATTCAACCACACTTCCTAAGTGAAGCAGTATTTGCAGGAG GTAGTTTCTGGTATCTTGAAGCTGCTTTTGGTCGTGTTTATGGAGTCGTCAAAACAGCTACAGGTTACTGTGGAGGAACCTGGAAAAAACCCACGTACAGTGAG GTTTGTGAAGGTAGAACTGGCCATACTGAAGCTGTAAAAGTCATATTTGATAACACAAGAGTCTCATACAGATTCTTGTGTGATATCTTCTGGGACTCCCATGATCCTACCAACAAGGATTATCTT AATTTTTGTTTAAGCACGCACTACAGATCTGCCATCTTTTACTGCAATGAGGAAGAGAGGAAGCAGGCACAGCAGTCGAAGATCAGACGGCAGATGAAGCTGAACAAGAGAATCGTTACGAAAATTGTACCATTGGAATCCATTTTTTACTTTGCAGAAAACCAACATCAGAAATACTATTTGCAGAAGAGATATAGGGTGTGTGAAAGCCTGAGTCTCAGAAGCACAGAGCAGTTCGTAGAGTCAAACATGGCCTGCAAACTCAACGG GATTCTTGGTTTGGATGGGGAAATGATTGTTGATAAACTGACAGCCTTTTTAGAAACTAATGAGCTTCCAAAGCAAACCAAGTCAGCCTGTGCAGAAATAGTTGAGGATCTGAGTAAAAATTGA
- the LOC110609767 gene encoding uncharacterized protein LOC110609767, whose translation MTTLHKFKLLATQCAVTGSPTQSPTTSPVIHLRRRKTLRMLLSRSAEHQRRRIPRGDDQSELQKGPPEKKRVRRKLKDLFVSSPPFEDKEKDNPDDAVELLPVSGGGSGGGGDGGLAARRAGGSSLRPLSGTFRYRLLRRAWRPMLVTIPE comes from the coding sequence ATGACAACTCTTCACAAATTCAAGCTTCTCGCCACTCAATGTGCAGTAACCGGAAGCCCTACGCAAAGTCCCACAACTAGCCCCGTCATCCACCTCCGCCGCCGCAAGACACTCCGCATGCTTCTCTCCCGCTCTGCTGAACACCAACGCCGCCGGATTCCCCGAGGTGATGACCAGTCTGAACTCCAGAAGGGTCCTCCAGAGAAGAAGAGAGTTAGGAGGAAATTGAAGGACTTGTTCGTGTCATCTCCGCCGTTTGAAGATAAAGAGAAGGATAATCCGGATGATGCAGTAGAGTTATTACCGGTTTCCGGTGGTGGCAGCGGTGGCGGTGGAGATGGAGGTTTGGCTGCTCGGCGCGCTGGAGGTAGTTCGCTAAGACCGCTATCTGGTACGTTTAGATATAGGCTACTCAGAAGAGCTTGGCGACCGATGCTTGTAACCATCCCCGAGTAA
- the LOC110609762 gene encoding LEAF RUST 10 DISEASE-RESISTANCE LOCUS RECEPTOR-LIKE PROTEIN KINASE-like 1.3 isoform X2, giving the protein MLSPFSLVTLPLSLQMKPHFFLTLSLIFIITIVFLCPPPSVLASDAQYQNCSTTFRCGNITNIGYPFWGSNRPDYCGNPNFLLNCTEQAAEITIKNLTYQVLEIDSQAKYLKVARKDYIGDICPNLLINTTLDFVHFSYASDDIRNITLYYGCSTSFTPTTIPWISTQFTCDLNGSSSKGFYSTRNIDLSNSTIINLLGSCNNSVIVPATQSAVETLENNITEENLVIALEKGFGLQWEANNPVCETCTLSGGTCGYNTTTNSFACYCTDQPADQFSCRESTTNNPSESSGGKSSKVGLGVGLGIAGAAAVGIGLGCWFLLIIQRRKRIATQTQSGDLPTAPASKGHPASTINFSQTTPSYPSSKSDLEKGSTYFGTQVFSYEELVEATDNFDPSKELGDGGFGTVYYGILKDGRVVAVKRLFENNMKRAEQFMNEIEILTRLRHKSLVALYGCTSKRSQELILVYEYVPNGTVADHLHGKQSKSGLLSWPVRLSIAIETADALAYLHASDVIHRDVKTNNILLDNNFRVKVADFGLSRLFPNDVSHISTAPQGTPGYVDPEYYQCYQLTDKSDVYSFGVVLIELISSLPAVDTNRQKFDINLANMAVNKIQNHAINELVDPCLGFKKDYAVRKMATSVAELAFRCLQQERDMRPTMREVLEALKKIEKETYESEKSEVLDIKEDDVGLLNHVPPFSPDSIEMTDKWGKMMRTL; this is encoded by the exons ATGCTCTCTCCTTTTTCTCTCGTCACTCTCCCTCTTTCTCTGCAAATGAAACCCCATTTCTTCCTTACCTTGTCTTTGATTTTCATCATTACTATAGTCTTCCTCTGCCCTCCTCCGTCTGTGCTTGCTAGTGATGCGCAATATCAAAACTGCAGCACAACATTTCGGTGCGGAAATATTACAAACATTGGCTATCCTTTCTGGGGTTCGAACCGACCCGATTATTGTGGCAACCCCAACTTCTTGCTTAATTGCACTGAGCAAGCTGCCGAGATCACCATCAAGAATTTAACTTACCAAGTTCTTGAAATCGATAGCCAGGCAAAGTATCTTAAGGTTGCTAGAAAAGATTATATAGGAGACATCTGTCCTAACCTCCTCATCAACACCACTTTGGACTTCGTCCATTTCAGCTATGCTTCGGATGATATTCGGAATATAACTTTATACTATGGTTGCTCCACGTCTTTTACCCCAACTACCATTCCATGGATTTCCACTCAGTTTACTTGTGACTTAAATGGCAGCAGTAGCAAAGGTTTTTACTCGACAAGGAACATTGACTTGAGTAATTCTACAATAATCAATTTATTGGGGTCGTGCAACAATAGTGTTATCGTTCCAGCAACTCAATCAGCTGTTGAGACTTTAGAGAATAATATAACCGAGGAGAATTTGGTTATAGCTCTGGAGAAAGGTTTCGGATTACAGTGGGAAGCAAACAATCCCGTTTGCGAGACGTGTACACTTTCCGGTGGGACATGTGGTTACAACACAACTACTAATTCATTTGCTTGTTATTGCACTGATCAGCCTGCTGATCAGTTTAGTTGTAGAGAATCTACAACAAATAATCCATCTGAATCATCAG GGGGAAAATCTAGCAAAGTTGGACTTGGAGTAG GACTTGGCATAGCAGGTGCAGCAGCTGTTGGCATTGGTTTGGGGTGTTGGTTCTTGCTCATCATACAACGCAGGAAAAGAATTGCTACCCAAACACAGAGTGGAGACCTGCCTACAGCTCCAGCAAGCAAAGGCCACCCTGCTTCCACAATTAATTTCTCTCAAACCACCCCTTCTTATCCCTCCTCAAAGTCTGACCTTGAAAAGGGAAGTACCTACTTTGGAACTCAGGTATTCAGCTATGAGGAACTTGTGGAAGCCACGGACAATTTCGATCCTTCCAAGGAACTAGGAGATGGGGGCTTTGGCACTGTTTACTACG GTATTCTCAAGGATGGGCGTGTGGTCGCTGTCAAGCGCCTCTTTGAGAACAACATGAAGCGTGCTGAGCAGTTCATGAATGAAATTGAGATCCTAACTCGTTTACGACACAAGAGCCTTGTGGCACTCTATGGATGTACTTCAAAACGCAGCCAAGAGCTGATCCTTGTTTATGAGTATGTACCTAATGGAACTGTTGCTGATCATCTTCATGGAAAACAGTCCAAGTCTGGTTTGCTCAGTTGGCCTGTTCGGTTGAGCATTGCCATAGAGACAGCCGATGCTCTTGCTTATCTCCATGCTTCAGATGTCATACACCGTGATGTCAAAACCAACAATATTCTGCTAGACAACAACTTCCGTGTGAAAGTGGCTGATTTCGGATTGTCACGGCTGTTCCCTAATGATGTAAGCCATATCTCAACTGCTCCACAAGGCACACCTGGCTATGTCGATCCAGAGTATTATCAGTGCTATCAACTCACAGACAAAAGTGACGTTTACAGCTTTGGTGTGGTGCTGATCGAGCTGATATCATCATTACCGGCAGTGGACACCAATAGACAGAAGTTTGACATTAATTTGGCCAACATGGCAGTCAACAAAATCCAAAATCATGCAATAAATGAGTTAGTAGATCCGTGTCTTGGGTTCAAAAAGGATTATGCAGTGAGGAAGATGGCAACTTCAGTTGCAGAATTGGCTTTCCGATGCTTGCAACAGGAGAGAGATATGAGGCCAACTATGAGAGAAGTCTTAGAGGCACTCAAAAAAATTGAGAAAGAAACTTACGAATCAGAGAAATCAGAGGTTCTTGATATTAAGGAGGATGATGTTGGGCTTTTGAATCATGTCCCTCCATTTTCTCCAGACTCAATTGAGATGACTGACAAATGG GGGAAGATGATGAGAACACTGTGA
- the LOC110609762 gene encoding LEAF RUST 10 DISEASE-RESISTANCE LOCUS RECEPTOR-LIKE PROTEIN KINASE-like 1.3 isoform X1, producing MLSPFSLVTLPLSLQMKPHFFLTLSLIFIITIVFLCPPPSVLASDAQYQNCSTTFRCGNITNIGYPFWGSNRPDYCGNPNFLLNCTEQAAEITIKNLTYQVLEIDSQAKYLKVARKDYIGDICPNLLINTTLDFVHFSYASDDIRNITLYYGCSTSFTPTTIPWISTQFTCDLNGSSSKGFYSTRNIDLSNSTIINLLGSCNNSVIVPATQSAVETLENNITEENLVIALEKGFGLQWEANNPVCETCTLSGGTCGYNTTTNSFACYCTDQPADQFSCRESTTNNPSESSGGKSSKVGLGVGLGIAGAAAVGIGLGCWFLLIIQRRKRIATQTQSGDLPTAPASKGHPASTINFSQTTPSYPSSKSDLEKGSTYFGTQVFSYEELVEATDNFDPSKELGDGGFGTVYYGILKDGRVVAVKRLFENNMKRAEQFMNEIEILTRLRHKSLVALYGCTSKRSQELILVYEYVPNGTVADHLHGKQSKSGLLSWPVRLSIAIETADALAYLHASDVIHRDVKTNNILLDNNFRVKVADFGLSRLFPNDVSHISTAPQGTPGYVDPEYYQCYQLTDKSDVYSFGVVLIELISSLPAVDTNRQKFDINLANMAVNKIQNHAINELVDPCLGFKKDYAVRKMATSVAELAFRCLQQERDMRPTMREVLEALKKIEKETYESEKSEVLDIKEDDVGLLNHVPPFSPDSIEMTDKWVSCSITTTNTSF from the exons ATGCTCTCTCCTTTTTCTCTCGTCACTCTCCCTCTTTCTCTGCAAATGAAACCCCATTTCTTCCTTACCTTGTCTTTGATTTTCATCATTACTATAGTCTTCCTCTGCCCTCCTCCGTCTGTGCTTGCTAGTGATGCGCAATATCAAAACTGCAGCACAACATTTCGGTGCGGAAATATTACAAACATTGGCTATCCTTTCTGGGGTTCGAACCGACCCGATTATTGTGGCAACCCCAACTTCTTGCTTAATTGCACTGAGCAAGCTGCCGAGATCACCATCAAGAATTTAACTTACCAAGTTCTTGAAATCGATAGCCAGGCAAAGTATCTTAAGGTTGCTAGAAAAGATTATATAGGAGACATCTGTCCTAACCTCCTCATCAACACCACTTTGGACTTCGTCCATTTCAGCTATGCTTCGGATGATATTCGGAATATAACTTTATACTATGGTTGCTCCACGTCTTTTACCCCAACTACCATTCCATGGATTTCCACTCAGTTTACTTGTGACTTAAATGGCAGCAGTAGCAAAGGTTTTTACTCGACAAGGAACATTGACTTGAGTAATTCTACAATAATCAATTTATTGGGGTCGTGCAACAATAGTGTTATCGTTCCAGCAACTCAATCAGCTGTTGAGACTTTAGAGAATAATATAACCGAGGAGAATTTGGTTATAGCTCTGGAGAAAGGTTTCGGATTACAGTGGGAAGCAAACAATCCCGTTTGCGAGACGTGTACACTTTCCGGTGGGACATGTGGTTACAACACAACTACTAATTCATTTGCTTGTTATTGCACTGATCAGCCTGCTGATCAGTTTAGTTGTAGAGAATCTACAACAAATAATCCATCTGAATCATCAG GGGGAAAATCTAGCAAAGTTGGACTTGGAGTAG GACTTGGCATAGCAGGTGCAGCAGCTGTTGGCATTGGTTTGGGGTGTTGGTTCTTGCTCATCATACAACGCAGGAAAAGAATTGCTACCCAAACACAGAGTGGAGACCTGCCTACAGCTCCAGCAAGCAAAGGCCACCCTGCTTCCACAATTAATTTCTCTCAAACCACCCCTTCTTATCCCTCCTCAAAGTCTGACCTTGAAAAGGGAAGTACCTACTTTGGAACTCAGGTATTCAGCTATGAGGAACTTGTGGAAGCCACGGACAATTTCGATCCTTCCAAGGAACTAGGAGATGGGGGCTTTGGCACTGTTTACTACG GTATTCTCAAGGATGGGCGTGTGGTCGCTGTCAAGCGCCTCTTTGAGAACAACATGAAGCGTGCTGAGCAGTTCATGAATGAAATTGAGATCCTAACTCGTTTACGACACAAGAGCCTTGTGGCACTCTATGGATGTACTTCAAAACGCAGCCAAGAGCTGATCCTTGTTTATGAGTATGTACCTAATGGAACTGTTGCTGATCATCTTCATGGAAAACAGTCCAAGTCTGGTTTGCTCAGTTGGCCTGTTCGGTTGAGCATTGCCATAGAGACAGCCGATGCTCTTGCTTATCTCCATGCTTCAGATGTCATACACCGTGATGTCAAAACCAACAATATTCTGCTAGACAACAACTTCCGTGTGAAAGTGGCTGATTTCGGATTGTCACGGCTGTTCCCTAATGATGTAAGCCATATCTCAACTGCTCCACAAGGCACACCTGGCTATGTCGATCCAGAGTATTATCAGTGCTATCAACTCACAGACAAAAGTGACGTTTACAGCTTTGGTGTGGTGCTGATCGAGCTGATATCATCATTACCGGCAGTGGACACCAATAGACAGAAGTTTGACATTAATTTGGCCAACATGGCAGTCAACAAAATCCAAAATCATGCAATAAATGAGTTAGTAGATCCGTGTCTTGGGTTCAAAAAGGATTATGCAGTGAGGAAGATGGCAACTTCAGTTGCAGAATTGGCTTTCCGATGCTTGCAACAGGAGAGAGATATGAGGCCAACTATGAGAGAAGTCTTAGAGGCACTCAAAAAAATTGAGAAAGAAACTTACGAATCAGAGAAATCAGAGGTTCTTGATATTAAGGAGGATGATGTTGGGCTTTTGAATCATGTCCCTCCATTTTCTCCAGACTCAATTGAGATGACTGACAAATGGGTTAGCTGCTCTATTACTACTACTAATACTTCCTTCTAG
- the LOC110609762 gene encoding LEAF RUST 10 DISEASE-RESISTANCE LOCUS RECEPTOR-LIKE PROTEIN KINASE-like 1.3 isoform X3, with protein MNSSPFPFSPSLLFSVSLLFFSLSIPWCLSNSEFYASCSTAQFVCGNITADFPFWGNERPDFCGNPGLELKCENDNPTIQINGVVYRVLEIDENGQSLRIARQDYTDGICKPQFMNTTLDPQLLEYAPGYKNLTIIYGCTIPALLGVPALFTCLVTGTGTGSQNGYAVTDAVGPGLCYRSIVVPVSEMVLTSAVINLSILEESLKQGFQVKWKVDDTACSNCIRSQGVCGYLLSNETTCYCPDQLIATKTCPSSPDGVLATPGGKSSKVGLGVGLGIAGAAAVGIGLGCWFLLIIQRRKRIATQTQSGDLPTAPASKGHPASTINFSQTTPSYPSSKSDLEKGSTYFGTQVFSYEELVEATDNFDPSKELGDGGFGTVYYGILKDGRVVAVKRLFENNMKRAEQFMNEIEILTRLRHKSLVALYGCTSKRSQELILVYEYVPNGTVADHLHGKQSKSGLLSWPVRLSIAIETADALAYLHASDVIHRDVKTNNILLDNNFRVKVADFGLSRLFPNDVSHISTAPQGTPGYVDPEYYQCYQLTDKSDVYSFGVVLIELISSLPAVDTNRQKFDINLANMAVNKIQNHAINELVDPCLGFKKDYAVRKMATSVAELAFRCLQQERDMRPTMREVLEALKKIEKETYESEKSEVLDIKEDDVGLLNHVPPFSPDSIEMTDKWVSCSITTTNTSF; from the exons ATGAATTCTTCACCTTTCCCATTCTCTCCTTCTCTTTTGTTTTCAGTTTCCCTGCTCTTCTTTTCCCTTTCAATACCCTGGTGTTTGAGCAACTCTGAGTTCTACGCTTCCTGCAGTACTGCTCAGTTCGTGTGCGGAAATATCACCGCTGATTTTCCTTTCTggggaaatgaaagaccagatTTCTGTGGAAATCCTGGCTTGGAGCTTAAGTGTGAGAATGATAACCCCACAATACAGATCAATGGTGTAGTGTACCGTGTTCTCGAAATCGACGAGAATGGTCAAAGTCTGAGGATAGCAAGACAGGATTACACAGATGGAATCTGTAAACCACAGTTCATGAACACCACGCTTGATCCTCAGCTTTTAGAGTATGCTCCTGGTTACAAGAATCTGACAATTATTTATGGTTGCACGATTCCTGCTCTTTTAGGAGTCCCAGCACTATTCACTTGCCTCGTAACTGGGACAGGGACAGGGTCTCAAAACGGTTATGCCGTAACGGATGCCGTTGGGCCTGGATTATGTTATCGCAGCATCGTTGTGCCGGTTTCTGAAATGGTATTGACATCTGCAGTGATCAATTTGTCAATTTTGGAAGAAAGCTTAAAACAAGGATTCCAGGTGAAATGGAAAGTGGATGACACTGCATGCTCCAATTGCATCAGATCCCAGGGAGTTTGTGGTTACTTGCTATCTAATGAAACAACTTGCTATTGCCCCGATCAACTTATAGCGACAAAAACATGCCCTTCTTCACCGGACGGCGTTCTTGCCACTCCAG GGGGAAAATCTAGCAAAGTTGGACTTGGAGTAG GACTTGGCATAGCAGGTGCAGCAGCTGTTGGCATTGGTTTGGGGTGTTGGTTCTTGCTCATCATACAACGCAGGAAAAGAATTGCTACCCAAACACAGAGTGGAGACCTGCCTACAGCTCCAGCAAGCAAAGGCCACCCTGCTTCCACAATTAATTTCTCTCAAACCACCCCTTCTTATCCCTCCTCAAAGTCTGACCTTGAAAAGGGAAGTACCTACTTTGGAACTCAGGTATTCAGCTATGAGGAACTTGTGGAAGCCACGGACAATTTCGATCCTTCCAAGGAACTAGGAGATGGGGGCTTTGGCACTGTTTACTACG GTATTCTCAAGGATGGGCGTGTGGTCGCTGTCAAGCGCCTCTTTGAGAACAACATGAAGCGTGCTGAGCAGTTCATGAATGAAATTGAGATCCTAACTCGTTTACGACACAAGAGCCTTGTGGCACTCTATGGATGTACTTCAAAACGCAGCCAAGAGCTGATCCTTGTTTATGAGTATGTACCTAATGGAACTGTTGCTGATCATCTTCATGGAAAACAGTCCAAGTCTGGTTTGCTCAGTTGGCCTGTTCGGTTGAGCATTGCCATAGAGACAGCCGATGCTCTTGCTTATCTCCATGCTTCAGATGTCATACACCGTGATGTCAAAACCAACAATATTCTGCTAGACAACAACTTCCGTGTGAAAGTGGCTGATTTCGGATTGTCACGGCTGTTCCCTAATGATGTAAGCCATATCTCAACTGCTCCACAAGGCACACCTGGCTATGTCGATCCAGAGTATTATCAGTGCTATCAACTCACAGACAAAAGTGACGTTTACAGCTTTGGTGTGGTGCTGATCGAGCTGATATCATCATTACCGGCAGTGGACACCAATAGACAGAAGTTTGACATTAATTTGGCCAACATGGCAGTCAACAAAATCCAAAATCATGCAATAAATGAGTTAGTAGATCCGTGTCTTGGGTTCAAAAAGGATTATGCAGTGAGGAAGATGGCAACTTCAGTTGCAGAATTGGCTTTCCGATGCTTGCAACAGGAGAGAGATATGAGGCCAACTATGAGAGAAGTCTTAGAGGCACTCAAAAAAATTGAGAAAGAAACTTACGAATCAGAGAAATCAGAGGTTCTTGATATTAAGGAGGATGATGTTGGGCTTTTGAATCATGTCCCTCCATTTTCTCCAGACTCAATTGAGATGACTGACAAATGGGTTAGCTGCTCTATTACTACTACTAATACTTCCTTCTAG
- the LOC110609762 gene encoding LEAF RUST 10 DISEASE-RESISTANCE LOCUS RECEPTOR-LIKE PROTEIN KINASE-like 1.3 isoform X4 produces the protein MHHLITTTLTFIIIVFIVYADFATSLPSNDTLSSCEQSFYCGNIKDVYFPFSGGPRPASCGLPGFQLACTDDSITLLTVNSLSYRVIQLDQITRTMILSRSDLYNSTCTQQSANTTFNHTHFSLGSDNQILSLFYGCNDSVMPIKPDNLFTCEMNGKKDAYYLIGPVPSDPVLSIFDCSVTMTVPILDSLVHVIQGNRSLLGEVLRKGFNVSYSNPYAGDCDKCYLKGGFCGFDSSSENFLCICGDRLCPGGKSSKVGLGVGLGIAGAAAVGIGLGCWFLLIIQRRKRIATQTQSGDLPTAPASKGHPASTINFSQTTPSYPSSKSDLEKGSTYFGTQVFSYEELVEATDNFDPSKELGDGGFGTVYYGILKDGRVVAVKRLFENNMKRAEQFMNEIEILTRLRHKSLVALYGCTSKRSQELILVYEYVPNGTVADHLHGKQSKSGLLSWPVRLSIAIETADALAYLHASDVIHRDVKTNNILLDNNFRVKVADFGLSRLFPNDVSHISTAPQGTPGYVDPEYYQCYQLTDKSDVYSFGVVLIELISSLPAVDTNRQKFDINLANMAVNKIQNHAINELVDPCLGFKKDYAVRKMATSVAELAFRCLQQERDMRPTMREVLEALKKIEKETYESEKSEVLDIKEDDVGLLNHVPPFSPDSIEMTDKWVSCSITTTNTSF, from the exons ATGCACCACCTCATCACCACCACCCTCACCTTCATTATCATCGTCTTCATTGTCTACGCCGATTTTGCGACGTCGTTACCATCCAATGATACTCTTTCCAGCTGTGAGCAGTCCTTCTATTGTGGAAATATCAAAGACGTCTACTTCCCTTTCTCTGGCGGCCCACGTCCTGCCTCTTGCGGCTTGCCTGGCTTCCAACTTGCTTGTACAGACGATTCCATCACTCTTTTAACCGTTAACTCGCTGAGTTACAGAGTCATCCAACTCGACCAAATCACCCGTACTATGATCCTGTCGCGGTCAGACCTCTACAACTCTACATGTACTCAGCAATCAGCTAACACAACTTTCAATCACACCCACTTCAGTCTTGGCTCTGACAATCAAATCCTTTCTCTGTTTTACGGGTGCAACGATTCTGTCATGCCAATTAAGCCTGATAACTTATTCACTTGTGAAATGAACGGCAAGAAAGACGCGTATTACTTGATAGGTCCAGTTCCTAGTGATCCCGTTTTGAGCATATTTGATTGCAGTGTTACTATGACGGTGCCAATTCTTGATAGTTTAGTCCATGTTATTCAGGGAAATAGATCCTTACTTGGGGAGGTTCTGAGGAAGGGGTTTAATGTGAGTTATAGCAATCCTTATGCTGGTGATTGTGATAAGTGTTATCTCAAGGGTGGGTTTTGTGGGTTTGATTCAAGCTCGGAAAATTTCCTTTGCATTTGCGGTGATCGGCTTTGCCCAG GGGGAAAATCTAGCAAAGTTGGACTTGGAGTAG GACTTGGCATAGCAGGTGCAGCAGCTGTTGGCATTGGTTTGGGGTGTTGGTTCTTGCTCATCATACAACGCAGGAAAAGAATTGCTACCCAAACACAGAGTGGAGACCTGCCTACAGCTCCAGCAAGCAAAGGCCACCCTGCTTCCACAATTAATTTCTCTCAAACCACCCCTTCTTATCCCTCCTCAAAGTCTGACCTTGAAAAGGGAAGTACCTACTTTGGAACTCAGGTATTCAGCTATGAGGAACTTGTGGAAGCCACGGACAATTTCGATCCTTCCAAGGAACTAGGAGATGGGGGCTTTGGCACTGTTTACTACG GTATTCTCAAGGATGGGCGTGTGGTCGCTGTCAAGCGCCTCTTTGAGAACAACATGAAGCGTGCTGAGCAGTTCATGAATGAAATTGAGATCCTAACTCGTTTACGACACAAGAGCCTTGTGGCACTCTATGGATGTACTTCAAAACGCAGCCAAGAGCTGATCCTTGTTTATGAGTATGTACCTAATGGAACTGTTGCTGATCATCTTCATGGAAAACAGTCCAAGTCTGGTTTGCTCAGTTGGCCTGTTCGGTTGAGCATTGCCATAGAGACAGCCGATGCTCTTGCTTATCTCCATGCTTCAGATGTCATACACCGTGATGTCAAAACCAACAATATTCTGCTAGACAACAACTTCCGTGTGAAAGTGGCTGATTTCGGATTGTCACGGCTGTTCCCTAATGATGTAAGCCATATCTCAACTGCTCCACAAGGCACACCTGGCTATGTCGATCCAGAGTATTATCAGTGCTATCAACTCACAGACAAAAGTGACGTTTACAGCTTTGGTGTGGTGCTGATCGAGCTGATATCATCATTACCGGCAGTGGACACCAATAGACAGAAGTTTGACATTAATTTGGCCAACATGGCAGTCAACAAAATCCAAAATCATGCAATAAATGAGTTAGTAGATCCGTGTCTTGGGTTCAAAAAGGATTATGCAGTGAGGAAGATGGCAACTTCAGTTGCAGAATTGGCTTTCCGATGCTTGCAACAGGAGAGAGATATGAGGCCAACTATGAGAGAAGTCTTAGAGGCACTCAAAAAAATTGAGAAAGAAACTTACGAATCAGAGAAATCAGAGGTTCTTGATATTAAGGAGGATGATGTTGGGCTTTTGAATCATGTCCCTCCATTTTCTCCAGACTCAATTGAGATGACTGACAAATGGGTTAGCTGCTCTATTACTACTACTAATACTTCCTTCTAG